Proteins encoded by one window of Conger conger chromosome 1, fConCon1.1, whole genome shotgun sequence:
- the LOC133126048 gene encoding zinc finger protein 32-like isoform X3, translating to MRCQDCGQQFIRWEAFKIHLRQHEHEEEEQKKKKKFKKIPPVQEGTKIKKARSGLDKDKKGEGGDDNDDDETWFSGGWEINPSEVFKVRPRVAMLSEEEKPVYGSSHKVYACGVCGKVYSYLESFKNHQKMHLQQLPQREPFTCPVCCKTFRRQASFSLHLKMHTPDDVSNDYKCGQCNKTFNSQQTWIAHKGIHKRKPFWCLSCAKGFKDAKGLDRHLLGHDLKRHQCDLCPKAFRVPAELRYHRNTHTGAKPYTCQLCKKTFSQLGNLITHRKKHVGVYKEGSETPIGGKPLPGGRRVTELKKLIVMTVDDMEIAEGAEGREPEEGAVGRDRSEEESEKEERAEEEEEEEAEEVDKEEGELECFECGSWFTHESELHLHYMKHASGQL from the coding sequence ATGAGATGCCAGGATTGTGGGCAACAGTTCATCCGCTGGGAAGCCTTCAAGATCCACCTGCGTCAGCATGAACACGAGGAAGaggagcaaaagaaaaaaaaaaagtttaagaaAATACCACCAGTTCAGGAAGGaacgaaaataaaaaaggcaagatCTGGGCTTGACAAGGATAAAAAGGGTGAAGGTGGTGATGACAACGATGATGACGAGACCTGGTTTTCCGGTGGCTGGGAGATTAATCCCTCAGAAGTATTCAAAGTTCGCCCCCGAGTTGCTATGCTCTCAGAAGAGGAAAAGCCAGTCTATGGCAGCTCACACAAAGTCTATGCCTGTGGTGTCTGTGGTAAGGTCTATTCTTACCTGGAGTCCTTCAAAAATCATCAGAAGATGCATCTTCAGCAATTGCCACAGCGGGAGCCCTTCACCTGCCCTGTGTGTTGCAAAACATTCCGACGACAAGCCAGTTTCTCTCTCCATTTAAAGATGCACACTCCCGACGATGTCTCCAACGATTACAAATGTGGCCAGTGTAACAAGACCTTTAATTCCCAGCAGACCTGGATAGCCCACAAGGGTATCCATAAGAGGAAGCCATTCTGGTGCCTTTCCTGTGCGAAGGGGTTCAAGGACGCGAAAGGACTTGACCGGCACTTGCTGGGGCACGACCTCAAACGGCATCAGTGTGACCTTTGCCCCAAGGCCTTCCGTGTGCCGGCCGAGCTGCGTTATCACCGGAACACCCACACTGGTGCCAAGCCCTACACGTGCCAGCTGTGCAAGAAGACCTTCTCTCAGCTCGGCAACCTGATTACCCATCGTAAAAAGCACGTGGGCGTCTACAAAGAAGGCAGCGAGACCCCTATCGGGGGGAAGCCTCTGCCCGGAGGCCGAAGAGTGACGGAACTGAAAAAGCTCATCGTCATGACGGTGGATGACATGGAAATAGCCGAGGGAGCGGAGGGCAGGGAGCCAGAGGAGGGAGCTGTGGGTAGGGACCGGTCGGAAGAGGAGTCCGAGAAAGAGGAGCGagcggaggaggaagaggaagaggaagccgAAGAGGTTGATAAGGAAGAGGGGGAGCTTGAGTGCTTTGAGTGTGGCAGTTGGTTCACTCACGAGTCAGAGTTACACCTGCATTATATGAAACATGCCAGCGGGCAGTTGTGA